One window of Triticum dicoccoides isolate Atlit2015 ecotype Zavitan chromosome 5A, WEW_v2.0, whole genome shotgun sequence genomic DNA carries:
- the LOC119302564 gene encoding uncharacterized protein LOC119302564 isoform X1, translating to MNRQTDKVFSWLNRKMHSNAEYCTIDDNKAMEKEDSVRARASVAEQDTEALLLRDVLLNGILAIGTLGHNMNSPEARHEQDEFIVMDEEKVDQEKYEEEKCEDKEEAFATAPSAPEPAIEPARMHSSSMKEYNFTCSVKEEILMCEVEVEDISKIQEQPLLMAEKVEKVRTTLADLFAAETFSPSDTGEKSHQKTVIIAGASTSKPTLCMEKTHKKKPIKPMPDPLKATRKLSRVVKKMLGKKIHPEQLNGRSNAEEPPLLGA from the exons ATGAACCGTCAGACGGACAAG GTGTTCAGTTGGCTGAATCGGAAGATGCATTCCAATGCGGAGTACTGCACCATTGATGATAATAAGG CCATGGAGAAGGAAGACTCTGTGCGCGCGCGCGCGAGTGTGGCTGAGCAAGACACTGAAGCCCTGCTGCTCCGTGATGTGCTTCTTAATGGCATACTTGCGATTGGCACGCTTGGCCACAACATGAACTCCCCTGAGGCCCGCCATGAACAAGATGAGTTCATCGTCATGGATGAAGAAAAGGTGGACCAAGAGAAGTACGAAGAGGAAAAGTGTGAGGACAAAGAAGAGGCATTCGCTACAGCACCAAGTGCACCAGAACCTGCTATTGAACCTGCCAGGATGCATTCATCGTCGATGAAAGAATACAACTTCACGTGTTCTGTAAAGGAAGAAATCCTGATGTGTGAAGTTGAAGTGGAGGATATCTCTAAAATCCAGGAACAACCACTTCTGATGGCAGAGAAGGTTGAGAAAGTGAGAACTACACTTGCTGATCTATTTGCAGCCGAAACATTCTCACCAAGTGATACAGGGGAGAAGAGTCACCAGAAGACTGTTATTATTGCTGGGGCATCCACTTCAAAACCTACATTGTGCATGGAAAAGACACATAAAAAGAAGCCAATAAAGCCAATGCCAGATCCTCTGAAGGCTACGAGAAAATTAAGTCGA GTCGTGAAGAAGATGCTGGGGAAGAAGATCCACCCAGAGCAGCTCAATGGACGTAGTAATGCAGAGGAACCTCCGCTGCTTGGTGCCTAG
- the LOC119302564 gene encoding uncharacterized protein LOC119302564 isoform X2: protein MALKVFSWLNRKMHSNAEYCTIDDNKAMEKEDSVRARASVAEQDTEALLLRDVLLNGILAIGTLGHNMNSPEARHEQDEFIVMDEEKVDQEKYEEEKCEDKEEAFATAPSAPEPAIEPARMHSSSMKEYNFTCSVKEEILMCEVEVEDISKIQEQPLLMAEKVEKVRTTLADLFAAETFSPSDTGEKSHQKTVIIAGASTSKPTLCMEKTHKKKPIKPMPDPLKATRKLSRVVKKMLGKKIHPEQLNGRSNAEEPPLLGA from the exons ATGGCCCTCAAG GTGTTCAGTTGGCTGAATCGGAAGATGCATTCCAATGCGGAGTACTGCACCATTGATGATAATAAGG CCATGGAGAAGGAAGACTCTGTGCGCGCGCGCGCGAGTGTGGCTGAGCAAGACACTGAAGCCCTGCTGCTCCGTGATGTGCTTCTTAATGGCATACTTGCGATTGGCACGCTTGGCCACAACATGAACTCCCCTGAGGCCCGCCATGAACAAGATGAGTTCATCGTCATGGATGAAGAAAAGGTGGACCAAGAGAAGTACGAAGAGGAAAAGTGTGAGGACAAAGAAGAGGCATTCGCTACAGCACCAAGTGCACCAGAACCTGCTATTGAACCTGCCAGGATGCATTCATCGTCGATGAAAGAATACAACTTCACGTGTTCTGTAAAGGAAGAAATCCTGATGTGTGAAGTTGAAGTGGAGGATATCTCTAAAATCCAGGAACAACCACTTCTGATGGCAGAGAAGGTTGAGAAAGTGAGAACTACACTTGCTGATCTATTTGCAGCCGAAACATTCTCACCAAGTGATACAGGGGAGAAGAGTCACCAGAAGACTGTTATTATTGCTGGGGCATCCACTTCAAAACCTACATTGTGCATGGAAAAGACACATAAAAAGAAGCCAATAAAGCCAATGCCAGATCCTCTGAAGGCTACGAGAAAATTAAGTCGA GTCGTGAAGAAGATGCTGGGGAAGAAGATCCACCCAGAGCAGCTCAATGGACGTAGTAATGCAGAGGAACCTCCGCTGCTTGGTGCCTAG
- the LOC119302562 gene encoding uncharacterized protein LOC119302562, whose product MPHAALLRPLIPPPLVPARPLAARCRHLRGVRGRCAPGEGAGEGAPGAEWLSSAVGEKVDELLRREENRALLDGVEAAERRVELARAKLADIERQEAAARLATEEVRRLERRRDEIAESQRELLQAREMIDEAQRTLTSSLEDRSFWNTSGGEDVDKDSERLESVKAAAISSIIGVLASLPISSYEVHSLPQLFFRSSVVLISCALFGVTFRYAVRRDLDNIQLKTGAAAAFAVVRGLALLESGTTFELSTDALMSLALDGAVSVVGSIFIFLSSAIALDYCFKMRFLSPFPARKQ is encoded by the exons ATGCCACACGCCGCGCTCCTCCGCCCGCTCATCCCGCCCCCTCTCGTCCCCGCGAGGCCGCTCGCCGCGCGATGCCGCCACCTTCGCGGCGTCCGCGGGAGGTGCGCccccggcgagggcgcgggcgagggCGCCCCCGGCGCGGAGTGGCTGAGCTCGGCGGTCGGGGAGAAGgtggacgagctgctgcggcgcgAGGAGAACCGGGCGCTGCTGGACGGGGTCGAGGCCGCCGAGCGCCGCGTGGAGCTCGCCCGTGCCAAGCTCGCGGACATCGAGCGCCAggaggccgccgcccgcctcgccaccgaGGAGGTCCGCCGCCTCGAGAGGCGCCGGGACGAG ATTGCAGAGTCACAGCGGGAATTGCTACAGGCAAGAGAAATGATTGATGAAGCACAGCGTACCTTGACTTCTAGCCTTGAGGATCGAAGCTTTTGGAATACTTCAGGTGGAGAAGATGTCGATAAAGATAGTGAGAGACTTGAATCTGTAAAAGCTGCAGCAATTTCCTCTATAATCGGTGTTCTGGCTAGTTTGCCCATATCTTCCTATGAAGTCCACAGTTTGCCCCAACTGTTTTTTCGATCATCGGTCGTTCTTATAAGTTGTGCATTGTTTGGAGTCACATTCCGGTATGCCGTTAGAAGAGATCTGGATAATATCCAGCTTAAAACCGGAGCTGCTGCCGCATTCGCTGTTGTTAGAG GTCTTGCTTTGCTCGAATCTGGGACGACTTTCGAGCTGAGCACTGATGCCTTAATGTCACTTGCTCTTGATGGTGCAGTTAGTGTGGTTGGGAGCATTTTTATATTTCTGTCTTCTGCTATTGCACTGGACTATTGTTTTAAGATGAGATTTTTGAGTCCATTCCCTGCAAGGAAACAATAG